Below is a genomic region from Ammonifex degensii KC4.
ATCCTTACACTTACTAGCTTGACCATACCCAGTGGCTTTTCCGGAGACGTCAAGCTGTCCGCTGAGGCGCCTGATACTTCGCCGTTTAGCAGCGGGGATATTATCATCGCGCGCGTAGGTGCGGGTGATGTCAGCGTAGCGGTAGACGACGTGAAGACCATAACGGCGGGCGGAACGAATGAGGTGTACCTAAATATCAGGGAGAATGCACCGAATGCTTTGAAGGGCCTGAAGCTTACCCTTCCTCCGGGCTTCAGGTGGAAGAGTGTGCAGACAGATAGGCTTTACTGGGGAGATATTAACCTCGGAGCGAATCCTTATAGCTACGGTCCGAGCTTAAACGATGGTCGTGACCTAAAGATCACGCCGCAGACAACTTCTACGAAGGCAAGCTACTTCAAGGTCAAGGCGGTAATCGATATAGATGAGACGGTAGCGAAGTATGGCGATGTTGTCGTAACTGTGAGCGGTGAAAATGGTACTTCAGTTGCTACTTCCTCGGTGACTGTCGCTAAGTATGGTGAGTACGGTGCAAAGGTTTACACCGAGAATGTAGGTACCATTACTGCTGGAAAAGCTGAGGAGCATCTAGACACTTACTTGGTCATCGAGGAGTCAGTGCCTGGTAGCCTGGTTGCGAATCGAACCATTACTTTGACGCTGCCTGAAAATGCGCGGTGGTCCAAGGACAAACCTACGCGTGACGATAGCCGCAGCAAGAACCGGGGTTCCTTGGACATTCAGTGGAGTTTCATTGGCTCGGATGGCCGCACGTTGAAGGGCACGATTAGTGGTACCTCGAGTGGTCAGAGTGAAGGTGCGAAGCTTGTGTTCAAGGATTTCTATGTCACAACAGCTCCTGACTTTGTCGGGGACTTGAAGGTAGAGGTGGGAGGCAGCGCAGGGCTGAGTGGTTCCGTGGTACTGGCTAAAGTCAATGCTCCTGTTAAGGCTTCTGCTGAAGGGACAATTCCCGAAGTGAAGATAGGTTTGCCTGGTCAGGCGGTAGCCGACTTCACCATAACTGAGACAGGGAAAGAGGCTGTAGTAGCTAACGTCGTCTACTGCACAGCAGACAGTTATGGAGTGCTTACGAAGGTAACGCTTAGCAACAGGGCACGCATCACCATTAAAGCACCGGCTGGTGTAACTTTCAGCGGTATACCAAAAGTCGAAGTTGTATCGGGCGATCTGGTAGTTGACACGGCTGCCGTGGCTACAGATACGAGCCCCAACAATGAAGGACTGCTGTACATCCCGATAAAGAGCGCTAGCACTGTTCCGAGCACGATAAAGATCAGTGGTGTGAAGGTGACGCTTGACAGAACAGTACCGGAAGGAGACCTAGTATTCAAAGTACGTGATACTGCGGTTAACCAGACGCTGGACAAGGACGGAAAGGACACCTTCTTCCCCGGCCACAAGGATGCTGCGTCGGTCGTGGTAGCCAAGTGCGTGACGCCCGCGCCTACTCAGACCTTGGGTAAGGCGGTCTTCAAGATCGGCGAGGCCAAGTACACCATCGGTGACAAGGAGTACACCATGGACGCTGCTGCCTACATTGAGAATGACCGTGCCTTCGCTCCGATGCGCTATGTGGCCTACGCCGCGGGCGTGACGCAGGACAACATCCTGTGGAACCCGGCTACCCGGACTGCCACCTTCATCAAGGGTGACCGGGTGGTCCAGGTGACTGCCGACTCCAACATCCTGGTGGTCAACGGCACCCAGATCGCCATGGATGTTAAGGCGGTGATCAAGGACGGGCGCTTCTTCCTGCCGGTCAGGTGGCTGAGCGTGGCGCTCGGTTGCCAGGTCGACTGGGACGCCCAGAACCAGCAGGTGATCGTGACCCGCACGCAGTAAGGGTCGAGCTCTAGCCAAGGCCCCGGGGATTTCTCCCGGGGCCTTGTTTATTAGCTGGCGTCGTGATATGATCCTTAAAAAGGTTAACTAACCAACTGGAGGAGGTAGGAGCTTCTCTATGCGGCGCTGGCGATTAACTGCCCTGGGGACCCTGCTCCTGTTCGTCGCCTCTCTTTTCGCGCCCTTTCCGTCCTGGGCTGACGAGAGTCCCCGGATGACCTTGAGCCTGGCCCAGGCGGTACAGCTCGCCTGGCAGAACTCCCCCGACGTCCGCGCCGCCCAGGCCGAAGTGGATAAGGCTTGGGAGCAGCGCAAGGACGCGGCCGACGTAGTAGAGAAAATGAGCTACATTCCTGCCACCGGCCCTAACGTGGTGCCATACGCCGATCAGGCCTGGGTAGGCCTTCTGATGGCCGATGCCAACTGGCAGATAGCCAAGAAAGACCTGGAAGACAAAAAGCAGTACCTGGCCATGCAGGTGGCGCAGGCTTACTACGATGTGCTGGCGGCTCAGGCAGAGTATGATAGGCAGCAACAGCAGTTGCGCTTGGCCGAGCAGGACCTCACCGTAGCCCGGGCTGGGTACTGGGCCGGCACCGCCACCCTTTTCGACCTCAGCCCCAAGGAGGCCCAGGTGGAAGGGAGCCGCAAAGCCGTAGCGGCAGCCAAGGAAGCACTGGACAAAGCCTACGTTGTCTTAAATCGCCTGGTGGGTCTCCCTTCCGATGCCCGTCCCGTCTTGACCGACCAGCCGCCGCGTGAGAACCTGGTGGTCTATAGCTTGGATGCCGAAGTGGCCCGAGCGATAGACTCTTCTGCCGCCCTTTTCAAGGCTAAAAAGGCAGTGGACATAGCCCGCTGGCAAGTGGACTACCCCTATGCCACAGGCAAGTACCTCAAGTACAACATCGCCACCGCTGATCTGACGGTAAGCGAGCAGAACCTCCAGTCGGCCCAGGACCAGCTGAAAGAGAGGGTGCTCACCACTTACCGGGATATCCGAGCTCTGGAGGAGCAAATCCAGAGGATGGAGGCGCAGGTGAAGGCGGCAGAGGATCAGGTGAAGAAGGCTAGGCTCTTCTACGAAGTGGGTATGGCCACCAAGCTGGATCTAGAAAAGGCCGAGACTGCCTTGGTCGACGCCCGCGCTCAACTCGAAAACCTCTACTGCCAGCACGCCAGTGCCCTGGCCGGGTGGAACTACCTCACCGGCCGCCCGGTAGTGAGTTAGTGTAAAGTTACTGTAGGAATTTTGCAGGAGCTAAGGAAGGGGAGAAAGAAGAGAGACCTCACCGTCCTTGCAACGGACGAGTAGCTGCTCAAACAACTACTCAAGAGAGGTGAGGTCTCTATTGCAGATTATAAAACAGATTTGGGAGAAGTTCCAGAGGGTAGCGGAGCTAATGTTTGAGGTATTAGAGAACGGGATTGATTTTATAAGCTTTCAGGAGAGGCTCCGGCGGGAACTCGACAGCTTAGGGCAAGAGATCCTGAGGGAAGTTCTGGAGGCAAAAGACGCTTATTTACGGGAGCACCGGGAAAAGCGGCCTGGCTGGCAAGTAGAGCGGAGGAATGATCCCAAGGAAGTGCTCACCCTTTTCGGTCTGGTCAGCTACAAGCGGACCTATTACCGGCACAAAGAGACTGGGGAGCGGGCATACTTAATAGACCGTTTGGTGGGTTACGGGCCGCATACGCGGGTTGACCCTCTGGTCAAGGCACAAGTTTTAGAAGAAGCAGTAGAGCTTTCTTACCGGAAAAGTGGGGAAAGGGCAGGAAAAGGCAACCCGGAGGTTGTGCTGAGTGGTGAGGCTGTGAAAAAGGTAGTTCACAACTTCACCCCTGCAGAACTGCCCGAACCACCCAAAGAGAAGCGCCGGGTGAAGGTCCTTTACGTAGAAGCGGACGAAGACCACGTAGCTGGCCAGGACAAGAAGAGCCACCTACCTCGTCTTGTTTACATACACGAAGGGAAAGAAGAGGTGGGGAAAGGGCGGTATAAGCTTAAGCGGCCTTACTACCTGGGAGGGCTATATCCGGACACGGATGAACTGTGGCTGGACGTTCTAACCTACATTGAGGAGCATTATGAGCTACACGATATTGAGCGGATCTATCTTTGTGGAGACGGGGACAGGTGGATAAAGAGGGGTCTGGAGTTTTTACCGAAGAGCGTATTTGTTCTGGACCTTTTCCACCTGGATAAATACCTCGTGGCCGCTTTAGGAAAGGACAAAGAGGCATATGGAGAGATTTGGGCAGCCTTGAGGCGTGGTGATCGGGTGGGGGTAGAGAAGGTACTGAAGGGAGCGGCGAGGCAGGCGGAGACACCTGGCCGGAGGAAGGCGGTGCGTGATTGTCGGCGCTACATAAATCAGAACTGGGAGGGGATAACGGCATACCGGCTTTACCCGGAGGCGCAGTTAGGGGTGAGCGCGGAGGCTCACGTAAGCCACCTGTACTCGGCGCGGTTGTCGTCGCGGCCGATGGCCTGGAGTGCTTGTGGGGTAGACCGGATGGCCCGGTTGCGGGTGGCGAAGGCGAATGGTGTTTCCTTGCGGGAACAATATGTGGCCCGATGGAGGGAGGGCTTAAAGGCTTTAGAGATCGATAAGGCAGCCATTGAGGAAGAGAGGCAGAGGCTAAGGAAAGTATCGGGTGAGGTGTTCGAGAATATTCCCGCTTTGCGGGGTCCGGTAACGTCATTAACCAGAGCCCTCAAAGCTTTGAGCCGGAACATCGGTCTTCTCTGGTAGTTCGTCCTGGCTCAGGGACGGTGGGGATCGAGACTCCTACAGTAGGTTGACACGATCCGGTAGTGAACGGTACTTGACCAGAGGCTGCTGGGTGTGCTACTAATTAGGCTAAGCCTGCATATAGTGTTACAAAGGCGAGGAAGGGGAAGAGGAGCGGGAAGGCAGCCCCAGCGAGCCGGGGAGCGGTGGAAGCCCGGCGGCCAAGCGCCCGTTCCGGCCACCCTGGAGCTGGAAGTCGAAAGGGGTGCGACACCCGAGTAGGCTTTCCCGGAAGCCCGCCGTTACCGGGTAAAGAGGGGGCGTCGGGGCTTTACCCTGGCGTCAATTAAGGTGGTACCGCGGGATTTTCACCCCGTCCTTAAGTTGGGACGGGGTTTTTGGCTTAGATTAAGGGGGTGCTTGGGCAGGTGGAAAAGGAGAAGGAGCTTTTGCGGCTTTTGAGCCAGAACGCCCGCTACTCGGTGGAGGAGCTCGCTGCCATGCTGGACCTCACGCCGCAGGAGGTCTCCTCCCTCATAGAGGATCTGGAGCGGCGGCGGGTGATCCTGGGCTACCGGGCCCTCATCGATTGGCGGAAAGTAGGGGAGGAGAAGGTGACCGCTTTTATCGAGGTGAAGGTGACCCCGCAGCGGGAAGTGGGGTTCGACGCGGTGGCGAAGCGCATAGCGCGCTTCCCGGAGGTGAAGAACATACGTCTGGTCTCCGGCACCTACGACCTGGCGGTGGAGGTGGAGGGGCGGCGCCTAGAGGAGGTAGCCTCCTTCGTGGCTACCCGGCTGGCTCCCATGGAGGGCGTGGTTAGCACCACCACCCACTTCATGCTGAAGCCCTACAAGATCGACGGGGAGCTGGTAGAGGACGTCGAGGAGGTACAGAGGCTGGTGGTGTCGCCATGAAGAGCTGGGAAGAGTACTTGAATCCCCAGGTGGCTTCCCTTCCCCCTTCGGGCATCCGCCGCTTCTTCGACCTGGCGGCAGAGATGACAGGGGTGATCTCCTTGGGCGTGGGGGAGCCCGACTTTGTCACCCCCTGGCGCATAAGGGAAGCTTGCATCTACGCCCTGGAGCGGGGCTACACCATGTACACCTCCAACCGGGGGATGAAGGAGCTGCGGGTGGCCATCGCGCGTTACCTGGAGGACGCCTTCAAGCTCCGCTATGATCCGGAAAAAGAGATCCTGGTCACCGTGGGAGTGAGCGAAGCCCTGGACCTGGCCCTGCGGGCCTTGCTTAAGCCCGGAGACGAGGTTCTGATCCCCGACCCGGCCTATGTCTCCTATGTTCCCTGCACCGTGCTGGCCGGGGGGGTGCCGGTCCTGCTCCCCACCCGCATGGAGGAAGGGTTCAAGATCACCGCCGAGCAGGTGGAAAAGGCCGTAACTTCCCGCACTAAAGTGCTTTTGCTGGCCTATCCCAACAACCCTACTGGGGCAGTGCTGAACCGGCGGGAGCTGGGGGAGATAGCCGAGGTGGTCAAAGCACGTGACCTCCTGGTCATCTCGGACGAGATTTACGCGCAGCTCACTTACGAGGGGGAGCATGTCTCCATCGCCTCTCTCCCTGGTATGAGGGAGCGCACCGTGGTGCTCCAAGGATTCTCCAAGGCCTTTGCCATGACCGGCTGGCGTCTGGGGTATGCTGTCGGAAACGAGACCTTTATCGGGGCCATGACCAAGATCCACCAGTACACCATGCTCTGCGCCCCCATAACCGCCCAGATGGCCGCCCTGGAGGCGCTCAAAAACGGCCTGGAGGACATGCGGCAGATGGTGGCCCAGTACGCCTACCGCCGTCGTCTGGTGGTGAACGCCTTTAAAGAGATGGGGCTTCCCTGCCCCGAGCCTAAAGGTGCTTTCTACGCCTTCCCCTATGTGGGGGGAACGGGGATGAGTGAAGAAGAGTTTTGCGAGAAACTACTCTTGGAGGAGAAGGTAGCAGTGGTGCCGGGTACAGCCTTCGGCCCCTCCGGCCGGGGGCACATCCGCTGTTCCTTCGCCGCCTCGGTAAAGGATCTCACGGAGGCCTTCCGCCGCATGAAGGAGTTTCTCCGGCGGCACGGGGTAAAAGGGCGCCCCTCGGTGGTGGTCCTGGGCAAGTGAAGGGAACCGAGGTCTGGATAAAGGTAGAGGGGACGCGCACGGACGAGACCGGCGAGCGGGAAACCATTGTCTTTGAGACCCAGGGGAGGCTTTACCGGCGGGGAGAGGCGTACTACCTCTTTTACCAGGAGTCGGAGCTGGCGGGGATGGAGGGAACCACCACCACTTTAAAGCTTGAGCCCGGGCGGGTCACGCTCAACCGCATGGGCAGCGTGAGCCAGAAGCAGGTCTTCGAAGAGGGGAAGGTCGACCGAGGAGAGTACACCACCCCCTTTGGCCGTATGCCGTGCGAGGTCAGGCCCAGCCGGGTGGAAGTCAGCTTGACAGCCAACGGTGGGCACATTAACCTAGAATATGAATTGCTGCTGGCCTACCAGTCCTTAGGTTTCCAGGTGCTGCGTATCACCATAAGGGAGGCAAGATAGATTGGCTCAGGCTTCTCTCAGACAGGAAATAAGGGAGGTCCTCCGTCAAGGCTTAGAAAAGGCCTTGGCGGTAACCAGATCGGCCTTATCCCTTCCTACAACTTCTCTTCCTCCTGCCACTTTGGAAGTTCCTCGGGAGGAAGGATTCGGTGACTTCACTACCAATCTGGCCTTCAAGCTGGCCAGTCGGGCAGGCAAGCCCCCGCGCGAGGTGGCGGCCCTTCTTGCCGAGCACTTTCCTTCCGACGCTTCCCCTTACCTGGATAGGTTAGAGGTGGCCGGGGCGGGCTATCTCAACTTCTATCTTAAGCCCCACTGGCTGGAGGAGGCCCTGCGGGAGATTCTGCTGAAAGGGGAAGATTACGGACGACAGGATTTGGGTAGGCGCCGGAAGGTGAACGTGGAGTTCGTGAGCGCCAATCCCACCGGTCTCTTACACATGGGCAACGCACGGGGCGCGGCGCTGGGCGACAGCATCGCCGCGCTTCTCGCTTTCTGCGGCTTCGAGGTCACGCGCGAATACTACATTAACGATGCCGGCTACCAGATCGAGCGCTTCGCCGCTTCTTTGGAGGCTCGCTACCGTCAAGCTTTCGGCGAGGACGTCCCCGTTCCTCCCGACGGCTATCACGGCCAGGACTTGGTGGAGACGGTGAAGCGCTTCATCAGCGAGCACGGCGACAGGTATCTGCACACCTCCCCAGAGGAGCGGCGGGAGGCGCTGGTAAGGTTCGCCATAAGGGAAAAGCTGGAAGCTATAAGGAATAGCCTGGAAAATTTTGGCGTGCATTTCGACGTGTGGTTTTCCGAGCAGGAACTGCACGCGAGCGGTAAGGTAGCTGAAACCATCGAAGAACTCAAGCGGCGCGGGGCCACTTATGAGAAGGAGGGGGCCTTGTGGTTCAGGGCCAGCGCCTACGGTGCCCCCAAGGATGACGTGCTGGTGCGGGCCAACGGCCTACCCACCTACTTTGCCGCCGACATAGCTTATCACCGGAACAAGCTGGAGCGCGGCTTCGAGTGGATGATCAACCTGTGGGGGGCGGACCACCACGGCCACGTCCCGCGCCTCAAGGCGGCCTTGCAGGCCCTAGGCTACGACCCCGAGCGCCTTACCGTCATCATCATGCAGCTGGTGCGCCTCACCCGTGGAGGGGAGGCGGTGCGCATGTCCAAGCGGGCCGGGGAGTACGTCACTTTAGACGACCTGCTGGCGGAGGTAGGGAAAGACGCGGCCCGCTACTTCTTCGTGTGGCGCAGCGCCGACGCCCACCTCGATTTTGACCTGGAGCTGGCCAAAGCTCAGAGCATGGAAAATCCCGTTTACTACATCCAGTACGCCCATGCCCGCATCGCCAGCCTCTTCCGGCAGCTGGCGGAGAGAGGGAAAAGTCTCCCTCCACCGGAGAAGATAGACTTCTCTTTCCTGCGGGAGCCGGAGGAGAGGCGGCTCATGTACAAACTGGCCCTCTTCCCGGAGGAAGTGGAGGGAGCGGCTCTGAACCTGGCTCCTCACCGGCTGGCCGCCTATCTTCACGACCTGAGCTCCCTCTTCCACTCCTTTTATAACGAGCACCGGATAATCGGGGCCGGTTCTGGCCTGGAGGAGGCCCGGCTGGGGCTGGCGGCGGCCACTCAGTTGGTGTTGCGGCAGGGCCTTAAACTTTTAGGAATCTCGGCACCGGAGCGGATGTAGCTATGAGTAAGTACATCTTTGTCACCGGAGGCGTGGTCTCTTCCCTGGGCAAAGGTGTAACGGCGGCCTCTTTGGGCTGCCTTTTGAAGAGCCGGGGTCTTAAGGTGATGATGCAGAAGCTCGACCCTTACATCAACGTGGACCCCGGCACCATGAGCCCCTTTCAGCACGGGGAGGTCTTCGTCACCGAAGACGGGGCGGAAACCGATTTAGACCTCGGCCACTACGAGCGCTTCATCGACACCGACCTCAACCGTTCCTGCAACGTCACGGCCGGCGGCATTTACTGGTCGGTGATCACCAAGGAGCGCCGAGGGGATTACTTGGGGAGTACGGTTCAGGTAATCCCCCACGTGACCAACGAGATAAAGGAGCGCATCTGCGCCGTGGGGCGCGACTCGGGGGCCGACGTGGTGATCGTGGAAATAGGGGGGACGGTAGGCGACATCGAGTCCCTCCCCTTTCTGGAGGCCATACGTCAGTTAAGAAGCGACCTGGGCAGGGAGAACACCCTCTACATCCATGTCACCCTGGTTCCTTACCTACGCGGGGCACGGGAGCTCAAGACCAAACCCACCCAGCACAGCGTAAAAGAGCTCAGGAGCATAGGTATCCAACCCGACGTCATCGTATGCCGCTCGGAAATGCCCCTGGGGGAAGACCTCGTCCGCAAGATTGCCCTCTTCTGCGACGTGGAACCGCGGGCAGTGATCCAGGCTGTGGACGTTCCTTCCATCTACGAGATACCTTTACGGCTGGAGGAGCAGGGGTTGGGGGAGTACGTGGTGGAGAGGCTGGGACTGCCAGCTCGGCCCCCGGAGCTAGAGGCCTGGCGGGAGATGGTGCACCGCCTCTACCACCCCCGCTACGAAGTGCCTATAGCCCTGGTGGGGAAGTACGTAGACCTGCGGGACGCTTACTTCAGCGTGGTGCAGGCGCTGGTCCACGCCGGATGCGCGCACAACGCCCGGGTAAAGATCTGCTGGGTAAGTGCCGAAGACCTGGAAAAGAATCCTCCATCCCTCTATCTCGAGGGAGTGGGAGGGATCTTAGTTCCCGGCGGCTTCGGCGAGCGCGGGGTGGAGGGGAAGATAGCGGCCATCCGCTACGCCCGGGAAAACCGCATTCCTTTCTTAGGTATTTGCCTGGGCATGCAGCTGGCGGTGGTGGAGTTTGCCCGCTCGGTAGCGGGGTTGGCTTTGGCACACAGCGCCGAGTTCGACCCCCAGACACCTCACCCGGTCATCGACCTTTTGCCGGAGCAGCGGGGGGTGACCGATAAGGGCGGGACCATGCGCCTGGGAGGCTACCCCTGCCGCATCGTGCCCGGCACCAAAGCGTACGATGCCTACGGCGTTAGTGAGACGCGGGAGCGGCACCGGCACCGCTACGAGTTCAACAACGACTACCGACATATCCTAGCAGAAAAGGGGCTGGTCCTAAGTGGCCTTTCCCCCGACGGGCGCCTGGTGGAGATAGTGGAGCTTCCTAACCATCCTTGGTTTGTAGCTACCCAGTTTCACCCCGAGTTTAAGTCCCGCCCTGCCCGGCCCCATCCCCTCTTCCGCGACTTCGTAGGGGCCAGCTTAGCCCTGGCCGGCCGGGAAGTCGAAGAGGAGGAGAAGGTTTGCACAGGCGAATTTTAGGCGGGACTATCTTAGCGGTGATCTTTCTCTCCCTGGTCCTGGCAGCCGTCTGGGGGCGTAGCCGGGAAAGAGGAGTAGGCTTAGGGGAAGGAAAGATAGGGCTTATCTACCTCACCGGCGTTATAGCCGGGGAAGGAGGGGCTTCCCCCCTCTTCGGCAGCACGGCCGACGTGCGGGGGGTGATCGAGGCTCTGGGCCGAGCTGAAGAGGACCCCTCCATCAAGGCGGTGGTGCTGCGCATTGACAGCCCGGGAGGGAGTGCGGCGGCCAGCCAGGAGATAAGTGACGCCGTGCGCCGGGTGCAGAAGGCGGGGAAGAAAGTGGTGGTTTCCATGGGGGATACCGCTGCCTCGGGGGCCTACTGGGTGGCGGCGGGGGCGGATAAGATCGTGGCCCTTCCCTCCACCATTACCGGCAGCATCGGGGTCATATTCGAAACCGCCAATCTTTCCGGCCTTTACCACAAGTTGGGGATACAGAAGGAAATCCTGAAGAGCGGGCCCTTTAAAGATATGGGTAGTGAAAGCCGCCCCTTGACGCCGGAGGAACGGGCCATCCTGCAGGGCATGGTGGACGACATCTACCAGCAGTTCGTGGACCACGTGGCTCAGGGGAGGCATCTTCCCCGGCAGAAGGTCTTGGAGCTGGCCGACGGCCGGGTCTTCACCGGCAGGCAGGCCAAAGAGCTGGGCCTGGTGGATGAACTAGGCGATCTCCACACGGCGGTGCAGGAGGCGGCTCATCTGGCAGGAATAAAGGGGAAGCCAGAGGTGGTGGAACTCGGCAAAGCGGCCTGGTTCCGGCGCTTCTTCGGCGGTTTCTTAGACAGCCTGCTGCTTCCCCGCTTTCAGGAAGGGGGTTTAAAGTCTTGACCGAAGAACGGGTGGGTGTCTTGGAGCTTCTCCCGGGCATGCTTTTCTCTCCCTTTCAGACGCTCAAGCGTGCCTCTGCTCGGCGCAGCTTCAGGTCCGCCTTTTTGCTTTACCTTCTGGTCATCCTGATAAACGGGCTTTCTGAGTTCCTCACCTTGCGCACTTCTCCCGCGGCCGAACTCCCTGCGTCCATAGGTTTGGTCATTTTCTTCCTGGTGGCCGTACCCGTGGCCCTGATCCTGTGGTTTTTGCAGGCTGGTTTCTTCTACCTGGCGGGTCATCTCATGGGTGGGCGGGGAGTG
It encodes:
- a CDS encoding copper amine oxidase N-terminal domain-containing protein, which gives rise to MIKARKKWLSVLLTVAMLAALLVPLATPAQAAATYTVSNVPLLEAGKTYTTDLPTITIDLKALTTTGYVYLSLPTTPSGWAIGANRNVPANVGSVPNALASSDVDVVAGDPQHPDEIFINIKNVTNPGNDGRIILTLTSLTIPSGFSGDVKLSAEAPDTSPFSSGDIIIARVGAGDVSVAVDDVKTITAGGTNEVYLNIRENAPNALKGLKLTLPPGFRWKSVQTDRLYWGDINLGANPYSYGPSLNDGRDLKITPQTTSTKASYFKVKAVIDIDETVAKYGDVVVTVSGENGTSVATSSVTVAKYGEYGAKVYTENVGTITAGKAEEHLDTYLVIEESVPGSLVANRTITLTLPENARWSKDKPTRDDSRSKNRGSLDIQWSFIGSDGRTLKGTISGTSSGQSEGAKLVFKDFYVTTAPDFVGDLKVEVGGSAGLSGSVVLAKVNAPVKASAEGTIPEVKIGLPGQAVADFTITETGKEAVVANVVYCTADSYGVLTKVTLSNRARITIKAPAGVTFSGIPKVEVVSGDLVVDTAAVATDTSPNNEGLLYIPIKSASTVPSTIKISGVKVTLDRTVPEGDLVFKVRDTAVNQTLDKDGKDTFFPGHKDAASVVVAKCVTPAPTQTLGKAVFKIGEAKYTIGDKEYTMDAAAYIENDRAFAPMRYVAYAAGVTQDNILWNPATRTATFIKGDRVVQVTADSNILVVNGTQIAMDVKAVIKDGRFFLPVRWLSVALGCQVDWDAQNQQVIVTRTQ
- the sppA gene encoding signal peptide peptidase SppA — its product is MHRRILGGTILAVIFLSLVLAAVWGRSRERGVGLGEGKIGLIYLTGVIAGEGGASPLFGSTADVRGVIEALGRAEEDPSIKAVVLRIDSPGGSAAASQEISDAVRRVQKAGKKVVVSMGDTAASGAYWVAAGADKIVALPSTITGSIGVIFETANLSGLYHKLGIQKEILKSGPFKDMGSESRPLTPEERAILQGMVDDIYQQFVDHVAQGRHLPRQKVLELADGRVFTGRQAKELGLVDELGDLHTAVQEAAHLAGIKGKPEVVELGKAAWFRRFFGGFLDSLLLPRFQEGGLKS
- the argS gene encoding arginine--tRNA ligase; this encodes MAQASLRQEIREVLRQGLEKALAVTRSALSLPTTSLPPATLEVPREEGFGDFTTNLAFKLASRAGKPPREVAALLAEHFPSDASPYLDRLEVAGAGYLNFYLKPHWLEEALREILLKGEDYGRQDLGRRRKVNVEFVSANPTGLLHMGNARGAALGDSIAALLAFCGFEVTREYYINDAGYQIERFAASLEARYRQAFGEDVPVPPDGYHGQDLVETVKRFISEHGDRYLHTSPEERREALVRFAIREKLEAIRNSLENFGVHFDVWFSEQELHASGKVAETIEELKRRGATYEKEGALWFRASAYGAPKDDVLVRANGLPTYFAADIAYHRNKLERGFEWMINLWGADHHGHVPRLKAALQALGYDPERLTVIIMQLVRLTRGGEAVRMSKRAGEYVTLDDLLAEVGKDAARYFFVWRSADAHLDFDLELAKAQSMENPVYYIQYAHARIASLFRQLAERGKSLPPPEKIDFSFLREPEERRLMYKLALFPEEVEGAALNLAPHRLAAYLHDLSSLFHSFYNEHRIIGAGSGLEEARLGLAAATQLVLRQGLKLLGISAPERM
- a CDS encoding CTP synthase, which translates into the protein MSKYIFVTGGVVSSLGKGVTAASLGCLLKSRGLKVMMQKLDPYINVDPGTMSPFQHGEVFVTEDGAETDLDLGHYERFIDTDLNRSCNVTAGGIYWSVITKERRGDYLGSTVQVIPHVTNEIKERICAVGRDSGADVVIVEIGGTVGDIESLPFLEAIRQLRSDLGRENTLYIHVTLVPYLRGARELKTKPTQHSVKELRSIGIQPDVIVCRSEMPLGEDLVRKIALFCDVEPRAVIQAVDVPSIYEIPLRLEEQGLGEYVVERLGLPARPPELEAWREMVHRLYHPRYEVPIALVGKYVDLRDAYFSVVQALVHAGCAHNARVKICWVSAEDLEKNPPSLYLEGVGGILVPGGFGERGVEGKIAAIRYARENRIPFLGICLGMQLAVVEFARSVAGLALAHSAEFDPQTPHPVIDLLPEQRGVTDKGGTMRLGGYPCRIVPGTKAYDAYGVSETRERHRHRYEFNNDYRHILAEKGLVLSGLSPDGRLVEIVELPNHPWFVATQFHPEFKSRPARPHPLFRDFVGASLALAGREVEEEEKVCTGEF
- a CDS encoding ISLre2 family transposase, with the translated sequence MQIIKQIWEKFQRVAELMFEVLENGIDFISFQERLRRELDSLGQEILREVLEAKDAYLREHREKRPGWQVERRNDPKEVLTLFGLVSYKRTYYRHKETGERAYLIDRLVGYGPHTRVDPLVKAQVLEEAVELSYRKSGERAGKGNPEVVLSGEAVKKVVHNFTPAELPEPPKEKRRVKVLYVEADEDHVAGQDKKSHLPRLVYIHEGKEEVGKGRYKLKRPYYLGGLYPDTDELWLDVLTYIEEHYELHDIERIYLCGDGDRWIKRGLEFLPKSVFVLDLFHLDKYLVAALGKDKEAYGEIWAALRRGDRVGVEKVLKGAARQAETPGRRKAVRDCRRYINQNWEGITAYRLYPEAQLGVSAEAHVSHLYSARLSSRPMAWSACGVDRMARLRVAKANGVSLREQYVARWREGLKALEIDKAAIEEERQRLRKVSGEVFENIPALRGPVTSLTRALKALSRNIGLLW
- a CDS encoding TolC family protein, which codes for MRRWRLTALGTLLLFVASLFAPFPSWADESPRMTLSLAQAVQLAWQNSPDVRAAQAEVDKAWEQRKDAADVVEKMSYIPATGPNVVPYADQAWVGLLMADANWQIAKKDLEDKKQYLAMQVAQAYYDVLAAQAEYDRQQQQLRLAEQDLTVARAGYWAGTATLFDLSPKEAQVEGSRKAVAAAKEALDKAYVVLNRLVGLPSDARPVLTDQPPRENLVVYSLDAEVARAIDSSAALFKAKKAVDIARWQVDYPYATGKYLKYNIATADLTVSEQNLQSAQDQLKERVLTTYRDIRALEEQIQRMEAQVKAAEDQVKKARLFYEVGMATKLDLEKAETALVDARAQLENLYCQHASALAGWNYLTGRPVVS
- a CDS encoding Lrp/AsnC family transcriptional regulator, which produces MEKEKELLRLLSQNARYSVEELAAMLDLTPQEVSSLIEDLERRRVILGYRALIDWRKVGEEKVTAFIEVKVTPQREVGFDAVAKRIARFPEVKNIRLVSGTYDLAVEVEGRRLEEVASFVATRLAPMEGVVSTTTHFMLKPYKIDGELVEDVEEVQRLVVSP
- a CDS encoding aminotransferase class I/II-fold pyridoxal phosphate-dependent enzyme, translated to MKSWEEYLNPQVASLPPSGIRRFFDLAAEMTGVISLGVGEPDFVTPWRIREACIYALERGYTMYTSNRGMKELRVAIARYLEDAFKLRYDPEKEILVTVGVSEALDLALRALLKPGDEVLIPDPAYVSYVPCTVLAGGVPVLLPTRMEEGFKITAEQVEKAVTSRTKVLLLAYPNNPTGAVLNRRELGEIAEVVKARDLLVISDEIYAQLTYEGEHVSIASLPGMRERTVVLQGFSKAFAMTGWRLGYAVGNETFIGAMTKIHQYTMLCAPITAQMAALEALKNGLEDMRQMVAQYAYRRRLVVNAFKEMGLPCPEPKGAFYAFPYVGGTGMSEEEFCEKLLLEEKVAVVPGTAFGPSGRGHIRCSFAASVKDLTEAFRRMKEFLRRHGVKGRPSVVVLGK
- a CDS encoding DUF1934 domain-containing protein, with the translated sequence MKGTEVWIKVEGTRTDETGERETIVFETQGRLYRRGEAYYLFYQESELAGMEGTTTTLKLEPGRVTLNRMGSVSQKQVFEEGKVDRGEYTTPFGRMPCEVRPSRVEVSLTANGGHINLEYELLLAYQSLGFQVLRITIREAR